A DNA window from Fragaria vesca subsp. vesca linkage group LG3, FraVesHawaii_1.0, whole genome shotgun sequence contains the following coding sequences:
- the LOC101298586 gene encoding ycf20-like protein-like produces the protein MACSFSLPSTGLQTFGLNPQSRVSQAKYGVFTLRSSPGSLRVRAVQETGGSRRLVDIIRTVPELSSNYFRSPSRRALFGGISLLGGFYVAQTISLSFGALGVNDVIAAVVCVLLTEYVTKFYYSRPKVTFPIALLNNFKMGFTYGLFIDAFKLAS, from the coding sequence ATGGCTTGTTCGTTTAGTTTGCCATCAACTGGCCTCCAAACATTTGGATTGAATCCTCAAAGCAGAGTTTCACAAGCGAAATATGGAGTTTTTACTTTGCGATCCTCACCTGGGTCTCTTCGTGTCCGGGCAGTGCAAGAGACTGGAGGGTCCCGCAGACTAGTTGATATAATCAGAACTGTGCCAGAGCTCTCAAGTAACTACTTTCGAAGTCCATCTCGTAGGGCTCTCTTTGGGGGAATATCTTTGTTGGGTGGGTTTTATGTTGCACAAACGATATCTCTGTCATTTGGAGCTTTAGGAGTCAATGATGTTATTGCTGCAGTTGTGTGTGTTCTCCTGACAGAATATGTTACCAAATTTTATTACAGCAGACCAAAAGTAACATTTCCTATTGCTCTTCTCAACAATTTCAAAATGGGATTCACTTATGGCCTGTTCATAGATGCTTTTAAGCTTGCCAGTTAA